Part of the Desulfovibrio sp. ZJ209 genome, GGGCATGGGCGGCAAGTACGGCTATGTGGGCGGCAAGACCATGTATGACATCTGCAAGGACATCCTGCCCAAGTCCAAGCTCAATCTCGCCCTCGGCACCTGCGCCTCCTACGGCGGCATCCAGGCGGCGCGCCCCAACCCCACGGAAGCCGTGGGCCTCGGCGAAGCCTATGCGGACATGGGCATCAAGGTCATCAACATCCCCGGCTGCCCGCCCAACCCCATCAACATGGTGGGCACGCTCGTGGCCTACCTGAGCGGCATGGACATCGAGCTCGACGAGCTCGGCCGGCCGCTCATGTTCTACGGCCAGACCGTCCACGACCGCTGCGAGCGCCGCAAGCATTTCGACGCCGGCGAGTTCGCCCCCTCGTTCAATTCCGAAGAGGCGCGCAAGGGCTGGTGTCTCTATGACCTGGGCTGCAAGGGCCCGCAGACCTACAACAACTGTCCGGTGGTGCTCTTCAACCAGACCAACTGGCCCGTGGGCGCCGGCAGCCCCTGCATCGGCTGCAGCGAG contains:
- a CDS encoding hydrogenase small subunit; amino-acid sequence: MRISVGLGKQSGEERLERHGVSRRDFMKFCTAVAVTMGMGPAFADDVAAALTGQRPNVVYLHTAECTGCSEALMRMYKPYIDSLILDTISLDYQETIMAAAGQAAEDALEQAVHSPQGFILMVEGAIPTGMGGKYGYVGGKTMYDICKDILPKSKLNLALGTCASYGGIQAARPNPTEAVGLGEAYADMGIKVINIPGCPPNPINMVGTLVAYLSGMDIELDELGRPLMFYGQTVHDRCERRKHFDAGEFAPSFNSEEARKGWCLYDLGCKGPQTYNNCPVVLFNQTNWPVGAGSPCIGCSEPGFWDDMTPFYKN